A genomic stretch from Chitinophaga agri includes:
- a CDS encoding DUF6443 domain-containing protein → MYLFLATTYNVSLIRAQNRPANTIRPSARPAALSPGYRSALVNRIRTWTPAAPATDTGWVTATTRTAVEVRMQTQYFDGLGRLLQTVGRQHSPGGKDVVSPALYDAFGREQFSYLPYAQQTGISNGAFKTTPFPAQSAYYKDRALSPGVGSDSIYYTQTRYDASPLNRVTHAWAPGNAWAKEGGSRPVMQRYQVNTVADSVRCWTMPVTGQIPVSVRIYSAGTLLKDVVISEAGVQRITYHDKAGRVVLYRSQLAANPGTGHMGWLSTYYVYDDAGMLRAVIPPKAVDLIKGSWTVPEVAATELCFLYRYDGELRTIVQKVPGADSIEMVYDKRDRIVARRDGVMKAMGQWYAISYDQLNRERKTALINLPDSRAQLQMRVDQLIPGSQDILSLVAATQTRILTNTFYDDYNFPGKQSYLVADINKVKAGGNSYPVLLPSVASQMTKGLMTGRSVRVEATEQFITATFYYDAKGRVTQVLANNMAGGNDVITTLYDFSGKILSTYQRHTNPRSVLTPQTTILTTFAYDALGRVDSVGKRINDDPATQHTIAVNVYDENGRLRTKRLEVTGANAQLETLQYVYNIRGWLKSVNGTFVNTSGSTSNWFGQEYSYEYGFDSSEYTGNIAGIKWKTATDGIVRAYGFDYDRADQLNYADFVQQQPGSTTWTNDKADFSVSGLTYDPGGNILSMKQRGVSGMAVRTIDSLKYGYFPGSNRLSYVTDKRNDPATQLGDFREMDNREVQDYWYDPNGNISRDNNKAIDTVLYNHQQLPAILLAKGKKASIHYLYAAGKGELLAKMVADTSITPHRSRITHYINGFQYEQDTLQFIAQEEGRIRPVYKTGKPVVYVFDYFLKDNLGNVRMVLSTEKDTVVYKATMETASAAREATLFSNIAETRAKKPVGYPDGLIGSTDGYVARLNAINGQKIGPSLVIRVMAGDSLMIGVNAFHKKGPATPINIRPEAMITALLDAFNSKLPGSQVHGITDASLSSFPFGTAAHKQLQDQLPRNDMPDPLPAYLCFAGFDDQLNLVSRNTGVRQVQPETDIVQTLVAPPMRIDKSGYVYIYTTNESAQDVYFDNLTVTHITGPLLEETHYYPFGLTMAAISYPALKGLQYPENRKRYNGIELNTALSLNEYDAFYRTLDPQTGRWKQIDPKIDKMEAWSPYVSNFNNPIRYSDFLGDKPEPDPGQGILKTMFQVFNVMVRQLNNYMNQNRKENMAVIRGAVNQGVENFKGRIATGNTTPQLIYNAFRQDPLGAVTGFGGLELKVAVTTTKELALTSNVGSGGAKVAEGIEVGVKMSGKLDGAGRAKEFGDEWSKASLSEAIEKFAPGAEGVVSDNGKKIIYANEGSTIQVVEDRLGNYFRIENTALSGKRKFLDFDGKVPNNKIVNGKTKGRSQPEYNQVTHYLNIDK, encoded by the coding sequence ATGTACCTATTCTTAGCAACAACGTATAACGTGTCGCTTATTAGGGCACAGAATCGTCCTGCTAATACTATCAGACCCTCAGCCAGACCAGCGGCATTGTCCCCTGGCTACAGATCCGCGCTTGTGAACCGTATACGTACCTGGACACCAGCCGCTCCGGCTACTGATACGGGATGGGTGACCGCCACTACCAGAACAGCAGTGGAGGTACGTATGCAGACACAGTATTTTGACGGATTAGGACGTTTGTTGCAGACAGTCGGCCGGCAGCATAGCCCTGGAGGAAAAGATGTCGTATCTCCGGCGTTGTATGATGCTTTCGGAAGAGAGCAGTTTAGCTATCTGCCCTATGCACAGCAGACAGGGATCAGCAATGGGGCATTTAAGACGACCCCTTTCCCTGCACAGAGCGCCTATTATAAGGATAGGGCGCTGTCTCCTGGTGTAGGAAGTGATAGTATTTATTACACCCAGACGCGTTATGACGCTTCTCCATTGAACAGGGTAACACATGCCTGGGCACCGGGTAATGCCTGGGCAAAAGAAGGTGGAAGCCGGCCGGTGATGCAGCGTTATCAGGTCAATACTGTCGCTGATTCTGTAAGATGCTGGACGATGCCAGTGACGGGACAGATACCTGTCAGCGTCCGTATATACAGCGCAGGGACCCTGTTAAAAGATGTGGTCATCAGCGAAGCCGGTGTACAGCGTATAACTTACCATGATAAGGCAGGACGTGTTGTATTGTATCGATCACAGCTGGCCGCCAATCCCGGTACCGGGCATATGGGATGGTTATCTACCTATTACGTGTATGACGATGCCGGTATGCTACGTGCGGTGATACCGCCCAAAGCGGTCGATCTTATAAAAGGCAGCTGGACCGTTCCGGAAGTGGCTGCCACTGAACTGTGTTTCCTATACCGCTATGACGGTGAATTACGGACGATCGTACAGAAAGTACCGGGGGCAGATAGTATCGAAATGGTCTATGATAAGCGCGACAGGATCGTGGCCCGCAGAGATGGAGTTATGAAGGCGATGGGGCAATGGTATGCCATCTCATATGATCAGCTCAACAGGGAACGAAAGACGGCCCTGATCAATCTTCCTGATAGCAGGGCGCAATTGCAGATGCGTGTCGATCAGCTGATACCCGGATCGCAGGATATCCTGTCGCTGGTTGCTGCCACTCAGACAAGAATACTGACGAATACCTTTTACGATGATTATAATTTCCCCGGTAAACAATCTTATCTCGTTGCAGATATCAATAAAGTGAAGGCAGGCGGCAATTCCTATCCGGTGTTGCTACCCTCCGTTGCCAGCCAGATGACGAAAGGCCTGATGACGGGGAGGAGCGTGCGGGTCGAAGCGACTGAGCAGTTCATTACGGCTACATTTTATTACGATGCGAAAGGAAGAGTGACGCAGGTGCTGGCTAATAATATGGCTGGAGGTAACGATGTTATTACCACCCTGTATGATTTCAGCGGAAAGATATTAAGCACTTACCAGCGGCATACAAATCCGAGAAGTGTATTGACACCACAGACTACCATCCTGACCACATTCGCCTATGATGCCCTGGGGAGGGTAGACTCGGTAGGGAAGCGTATCAATGATGATCCTGCCACGCAGCACACCATCGCTGTAAATGTCTATGATGAAAATGGCAGGTTACGTACGAAGCGGCTTGAAGTCACCGGCGCCAATGCGCAGTTGGAAACATTGCAGTATGTGTATAATATTCGCGGATGGCTGAAGTCCGTCAACGGGACATTCGTCAATACCTCCGGTTCGACTTCCAACTGGTTCGGACAGGAGTATAGCTATGAGTATGGTTTTGACAGTAGTGAGTATACCGGTAATATAGCCGGTATAAAATGGAAGACTGCCACTGACGGCATTGTCCGGGCCTACGGATTTGACTACGACAGGGCGGACCAGCTCAATTATGCTGATTTCGTACAGCAGCAACCCGGTAGTACCACCTGGACAAATGACAAGGCAGACTTCTCAGTCAGCGGACTAACATATGATCCCGGCGGAAATATCCTGTCGATGAAACAGCGGGGCGTCAGCGGAATGGCTGTGCGGACGATCGACAGTCTGAAATACGGTTACTTCCCCGGCAGTAACCGGCTGAGTTATGTGACCGACAAACGAAACGATCCTGCCACCCAGCTTGGCGACTTCAGGGAAATGGATAACAGGGAAGTGCAGGATTACTGGTATGACCCTAACGGGAATATATCCAGAGACAACAACAAGGCAATCGACACAGTCCTTTACAACCACCAGCAACTGCCAGCAATACTACTTGCTAAAGGAAAAAAGGCCTCCATCCATTATCTCTATGCCGCGGGTAAAGGAGAACTGCTGGCAAAGATGGTGGCTGACACGAGTATAACACCACATCGTTCCAGGATTACACATTACATCAATGGGTTCCAGTACGAACAGGATACCCTGCAGTTCATTGCCCAGGAGGAAGGTCGTATCCGGCCAGTTTACAAAACAGGTAAACCGGTAGTATATGTATTTGATTATTTCCTGAAAGATAACCTGGGAAATGTCCGCATGGTACTCAGCACAGAAAAGGACACTGTCGTATATAAGGCGACAATGGAGACTGCTTCTGCCGCCAGAGAAGCCACCCTGTTCAGTAATATTGCGGAGACGCGTGCAAAGAAGCCGGTTGGTTATCCGGACGGCCTAATAGGAAGCACGGATGGATATGTTGCCAGACTAAACGCCATCAACGGACAAAAGATCGGTCCTTCATTGGTCATACGTGTAATGGCTGGCGATAGTCTCATGATCGGTGTTAACGCATTTCATAAAAAGGGCCCGGCCACACCCATCAATATCAGACCAGAAGCAATGATCACGGCCTTATTGGATGCGTTTAACAGTAAACTACCAGGCAGCCAGGTGCACGGTATAACGGACGCCAGTTTGTCATCCTTCCCGTTTGGCACGGCTGCTCACAAACAATTACAGGACCAGTTACCACGAAACGACATGCCGGATCCGTTACCCGCATATCTCTGTTTTGCAGGCTTTGATGACCAGCTTAACCTGGTCAGCCGGAATACCGGTGTAAGACAGGTACAACCGGAGACAGACATTGTACAAACACTGGTGGCGCCACCGATGCGGATAGATAAGAGCGGATATGTTTATATTTATACCACCAATGAAAGTGCCCAGGATGTATACTTTGATAATCTGACAGTTACACACATTACTGGTCCTTTGCTGGAAGAGACACATTATTATCCTTTTGGCCTCACGATGGCTGCCATCAGTTACCCGGCCCTAAAAGGACTGCAGTACCCGGAAAACAGGAAACGCTATAACGGCATTGAACTTAACACAGCGCTTAGCCTCAATGAATACGATGCCTTTTACAGGACGTTAGACCCTCAAACAGGTAGGTGGAAGCAGATAGACCCCAAGATTGATAAGATGGAGGCATGGTCGCCCTATGTGTCTAATTTCAATAATCCTATACGCTATAGTGACTTCCTGGGAGATAAACCGGAGCCAGATCCGGGGCAGGGAATACTTAAAACGATGTTCCAGGTGTTCAATGTGATGGTGCGACAGCTCAATAACTATATGAACCAGAATAGAAAGGAGAACATGGCGGTGATCCGTGGAGCTGTAAATCAGGGTGTTGAGAATTTTAAAGGTCGTATAGCAACAGGAAACACTACGCCGCAGCTGATATATAATGCGTTTAGGCAAGATCCGCTCGGCGCCGTGACCGGATTTGGAGGATTAGAGCTGAAAGTGGCAGTAACAACGACAAAAGAGCTGGCGCTTACATCGAATGTGGGGAGTGGTGGAGCGAAAGTAGCAGAGGGGATAGAGGTAGGAGTGAAGATGTCAGGGAAGTTGGATGGTGCAGGGCGGGCGAAAGAGTTCGGTGACGAGTGGTCGAAGGCCAGTTTAAGTGAGGCAATAGAGAAATTTGCGCCGGGAGCGGAAGGTGTGGTAAGCGACAATGGAAAGAAAATTATTTATGCAAATGAGGGCTCTACTATTCAAGTAGTAGAAGACCGGCTAGGTAATTATTTTCGAATAGAAAATACTGCATTATCCGGCAAACGAAAGTTTTTAGACTTTGATGGAAAGGTGCCGAATAATAAGATTGTAAACGGAAAAACAAAAGGTAGATCCCAGCCAGAATATAACCAAGTTACGCACTATTTAAATATTGATAAATGA
- a CDS encoding (2Fe-2S)-binding protein has product MVKLKINQKEYSVDASPDMPLLWALRDVLGLTGTKFGCGMAQCGACTVHLDGEAVRSCVTLVSRAVGKEVTTIEGLSADPENYLQKAWLDIDVPQCGYCQSGQIMSAAVLLRENPNPTDEDIDNAMSGNICRCGTYPRIRKAIHLAAKMQREGGSAK; this is encoded by the coding sequence ATGGTTAAACTAAAGATCAACCAGAAAGAGTATTCAGTGGACGCCAGCCCTGACATGCCATTACTATGGGCATTGAGGGACGTGCTGGGATTAACTGGTACCAAATTCGGTTGCGGAATGGCGCAATGTGGCGCCTGTACCGTCCATTTAGATGGAGAAGCAGTGCGTTCATGTGTAACATTGGTGTCACGGGCCGTAGGCAAGGAAGTGACAACAATTGAAGGCTTATCTGCCGATCCGGAAAATTACCTGCAGAAAGCATGGCTGGACATTGATGTACCGCAATGCGGCTATTGCCAGTCCGGACAAATTATGTCCGCCGCCGTTCTGCTCAGGGAGAATCCAAATCCTACAGATGAAGACATCGACAACGCAATGTCCGGGAATATCTGTCGCTGCGGCACATATCCCCGTATAAGAAAGGCTATTCATTTAGCCGCAAAAATGCAGCGGGAAGGAGGTAGCGCGAAATGA